In one window of Aphidius gifuensis isolate YNYX2018 linkage group LG4, ASM1490517v1, whole genome shotgun sequence DNA:
- the LOC122854001 gene encoding uncharacterized protein LOC122854001, whose product MYIMDKKIVSFGLLILCIEFVNAGQQFSFRPRVILPSQSLNTTETANDIALRNVLIDLATGNLKNESTVLVDLIKNGISESAMLYPENTIARLRAGAKKAQYLVSDVTAAYTQAIFRAKSSAEARGLLSNFQKIIQMVVDFTKTGKYASK is encoded by the exons ATGTACAtcatggataaaaaaattgtttcatttggattattaatattgtgtaTTGAATTTGTAAATGCTGGACAGCAGTTTAGTTTTAGACCACGTGTTATTTTACCATCACAAAGTTTAAATACAACTGAAACAg caAATGATATTGCTCTTAGAAATGTATTGATTGATTTAGCAactggtaatttaaaaaacgaatCAACAGtacttgttgatttaattaaaaatggtaTTAGTGAATCAGCAATGTTATATCCAGAAAATACAATAGCTCGTTTACGTGCTGGTGCAAAAAAAGCACAGTATCTTGTGTCTGATGTCACTGCTGCATATACCCAAGCAATATTTAGAGCAAAATCATCAGCAGAAGCAAGAGGATTActatcaaattttcaaaaaataattcaaatggtTGTTGATTTTACAAAGACTGGAAAATATGcatctaaataa